GTTTGACGATGTAGGCGTCGAAGCCCATGTCGACGATGTCGAAGTCCGGCTCGACGGCCGAGAGCATCACCACCCCGCAGTCGAGGTTCCACTCGCGGATCCGCGCGAGGACGTCCTCGCCGGAGATCCCGGGCATCCGCCGATCGAGCAGAACGACGTCGACCGACTCGTCGAGTTTCCTGAAGGCGTCCTCGCCGTCGTACGCCCGTTCGACGGTGTGGTCGGTCTCGAGCCAACCGGCGTGCATCTTCACGAGTCGGGGGTCGTCGTCGACGATCAACACCACGGGATCCGGATCGGGGTCGAGGTGCTGGTCGCCCCACGCGGCGAGCGCCTCGAGCGCCTCCTGCAGTTCGCGTCCCGTGTCCGTGAGCGCGTACTCGACGCGAAGCGGCGACTCGCTCACCACCGTCCTCCGTAGGAGCCCGTTCTCCGTCAGGTCCTCCAGACCGTCGGTGAGGACCTTCGCCGAGATCCCCTCGATCCGCTCTTTGAGTTCGTTGAACCGCAACGGCCCCTCGTCGAGGAGCCGATGGATGATCACCGGATGCCACTTCTTCGATATGAGGTCGACGGTGTCGACGACCTGCTGTGCCCGATCTGTGTTGCTGGTCACCGTCTATCGCCTACTCCCCGTACGGGCTCCTCCGTAATTTATTATACGTTATCTAGATTAAATAAAGTTAGAAATATAACACTAAAAATAAGAATGGTCGCTAGCTGAACAGCGATCTGAAGAAGGCGATGATCCGATCGAGAAGCCCCATCGAGCCCTCCTCGCCGGGTTCCCTGCCGGGAGCCTCCTCCTCTCCCGACTCGTTGGCGCTCACCCTGGGTTCGGGTGCGTCGGTGACGCCGAAGACGTCGAGCGCCTCCTGGACGGTGACGACCTCGATGTTCCGCTGGCGGGCCTGGTCGAGGACGAAATCGACTCGTTCGGGCGGGAGGGTGTCGTACTGGCTGTGGCCGGCGAGGATGCCGTAGTCGGGCTCCTCGGCGACGTTATCGAGGAAGGTCTCGATCTCGGCCTCGTCCATTCGATCGGTCTCCATGTACCGGCGCCCGAGGCCGTAGGGTTCGGGCTGGTACTCGGGGTTGAGACCGACGCCGTCCCGTTGGGGCGTCGCGGCGTAGTACTCGGGGACGAGTTCGCTCACGAGGCCGTCGTCGCGCTCGTACGGGTAGATGAAGTTCGTGACCTGCCCCTCGCCGACGTACCCCTCGAGTCGGGACTGCGAGTCCGCGAGGATCTCGCGGAGGAACTCCTCGGTGTACCGAACGCGCGTGGTGGAGGCGGCCGAAAAGCCCTCGGCGATCCCCTCCTCGAGTTCGATGTAGGAGCCGGTCCCGTCCTCGCCATTCCCGGCGACGGTCGCCTCGGCCTCGGTGCCGGTCTCGTCGAAGACGACGATCGGATCGCCCTCGAACCGACCGTGGACGGCCACCTCGGGGTAGATTCGGGTGTCTCCGGCCTCGATGTCCCGGGCGATCGGCACCTCGCCGAGCGCCCGGTGGTCGACGGTGTGGGACATGACCTCCCAGCCGGCGTCCGAC
The nucleotide sequence above comes from Halalkalicoccus sp. NIPERK01. Encoded proteins:
- a CDS encoding winged helix-turn-helix transcriptional regulator, whose product is MTSNTDRAQQVVDTVDLISKKWHPVIIHRLLDEGPLRFNELKERIEGISAKVLTDGLEDLTENGLLRRTVVSESPLRVEYALTDTGRELQEALEALAAWGDQHLDPDPDPVVLIVDDDPRLVKMHAGWLETDHTVERAYDGEDAFRKLDESVDVVLLDRRMPGISGEDVLARIREWNLDCGVVMLSAVEPDFDIVDMGFDAYIVKPGFREEVRETVTDVLAREVHDEPLREYLALSAKESLLRAEKSAAELDASDEYDRLRRRIEALESELDDPVDAADDPQLRALVNDA
- a CDS encoding polysaccharide deacetylase family protein, producing MTNTTGFRSGRRSFMRAIGAGAATIGVSGLSATAGAQDEGDEPAGYLSLIYDDGPAEDYEMYQVHRRYDAPGCIAACPGLINSSSEWLSSGRLLEMSDAGWEVMSHTVDHRALGEVPIARDIEAGDTRIYPEVAVHGRFEGDPIVVFDETGTEAEATVAGNGEDGTGSYIELEEGIAEGFSAASTTRVRYTEEFLREILADSQSRLEGYVGEGQVTNFIYPYERDDGLVSELVPEYYAATPQRDGVGLNPEYQPEPYGLGRRYMETDRMDEAEIETFLDNVAEEPDYGILAGHSQYDTLPPERVDFVLDQARQRNIEVVTVQEALDVFGVTDAPEPRVSANESGEEEAPGREPGEEGSMGLLDRIIAFFRSLFS